Genomic segment of Saprospira sp. CCB-QB6:
TTCTTTGCGTATTAGCCTAGGTCGCTTTACTACAGAAGAAGATGTAGATTATGCTATTGAGCGCATCCGCGATGGGGTGAACCACATGCGTTCTTTGTCTCCTATCTGGGAAATGTACCAAGAAGGAATTGATTTGGACTCAGTAGAATGGTCTGAACACTAGAATTTGTTTGAAAACTGCTTAAACTCCATATATTATGGCTTATTCTGAAAAATTGCTCGATCACTTCAAGAACCCTCGTAATGTAGGTACCTTGGACAAGAATAAAAATACGGTAGGTACTGGCCTTGTTGGCGCTCCTGAATGTGGCGATGTTATGCGTCTACAAATTGAGGTGAGCGAAGATGGCATCATCCAAGAAGCCAAATTCAAAACTTTTGGTTGCGGTTCTGCTATTGCTTCTTCTTCTTTGGCCACCGAATGGCTCAAAGGAAAGTCTGTAGATGAAGCTGCTTCTATTGATAATATGGCTATCGTGGAAGAGTTGGAACTTCCTCCCGTAAAAATTCACTGTTCTGTTTTGGCTGAAGATGCAATCAAAGCAGCAATTAAAGATTACCAAGAGAAAAATGCCAAGGCCTAATTTGGGCCAATAAATAATTGTACTATGATTTATGTAGCCGATAGTGCCAAGGAAAAAATCCAAGAAATTAAGGAGCAAGAACAACTTGGCGATGAGTTTTTTATCCGTGTCTCTGTGACTAGCGGAGGATGCTCTGGCCTTAGCTACAAAATGGATTTTGACAATGAGTCGCAAACTGAAGATCAGGTGTTTGAAGACAAAGGCGTAAAAGTGGTGACCGACCTCAAAAGCTTCCTTTATCTTTTTGATACAACCCTACATTTTTCGGGTGGACTCAATGGCAAGGGGTTTTATTTTGAAAATCCCAACGCTTCTAGAACTTGTGGCTGTGGCGAGAGTTTCTCGCTCTAACAGTTGCTGAAATACACAAAAAAAGCCCCGCCTTTCGGCGGGGCTTTTTTTGTGTCCTTAATCAATTACTTAATAGCTTGTACAGCCTGAAGGGGTTGAATCAATGGACCTGTTTTTTGGCCATCGGTCGTTTGTTTTCCCGTTTTTGCCAAAAGCTCATACGCTTCTTTGGTGGTAAGTTTCGGATTAAGCGCTCGCAAAAGCCCTATGGTCCCCGCTACATAAGGCGTAGCCATAGAGGTTCCACTCATATTATCGTACTTAGAATTGGGCATGGTAGAATAAATATCTACACCAGGAGCCGCCAAACCATAATTAAGGTGCTGCACCTCATTCGAAAAGCTAGCTTTACGCAATTGTGGATCCAAGGCCGAAACGGTAATTACCCCACTTACGGAAGCGGGTACAATTCGACGGGCATCAAAACCATTGTTTCCCGCAGCAACAACCACAATGCCGCCTTTTTTATTCACATAACGGACCGCCTCTTCATAGGCCTTTTGGCGATCATCACTAGATGGGCCACCTAAAGACATAGACACCACATCGGCTCCTTTGTCTGCCGCCAAAAGCATAGCATTGATAATTCGACGCTGAGTGGTTCCTCCTGAGCGAGGAAAAACCTGAATGCTACTCAGTTCCACAAAATCAGAAGAGGGAAAAGCCGAGGCCACGCCCTTGCCATTATTAGAAACGGCAGCGGCAATCCCTGCGCAATGCGTTCCATGGCCCTGAACATCCGTATCGTATTCGCTACCTACAGAGCGATATTGGTCCTTAATATCCTCGTGCTTGGCATCTATGCCCGTATCCAAAATGAAGATGCGCGCCTTTTTCTTAGGTCGAATAGCTTCTGCTTTCAATAGCTGATGCAAACCATTATAATTCAAAGCTTCATAAGCCCACATTTTGGCAATGCCAGGGTCATTCAGCAAAGGTTGTTTGGGAGATCGACTAATAGTATTCGCTGCTTGGGGCTCCCAAAGTTGTAAAATCTCATTTTCCTCTAAACTTTCTACCCCCTGCAAATCTTTGAGTTCTTCTTCAATCTCGCTCAATTGGTCCAAAGCCGATTCAGGAATATTCAAGGCATAAAAATCATCTAAATCCGTTTGTTCTGGATTTTGCAATTTAAAGGCGGGCTCATAGCTAAAGCCATATTTGGCCGCCAATTCATCCAGTAATTTTGGCGTTTGCCCCTCCTCCAATTCAATCAACAACTCGGATTGTGGATCAAGCTGATCAGTTGTTGCCTTTTGGCCAAAAAACAAATTGAGTCCCTGCACATCTAACTGATAAAGACCAAAAATACTGGCCCCTAAAAGAGAGAGAAAGGCAATTTTATTATTGGAAAAAATATTGAGGACAAAGGCTCCCCCAAATAAAATAATGAGGTAAACCGCTAGCCGAATGTAGCCAAAGGTACTTGGCAAAACCAGATGATAAGCCAAGAAAATCAGAAAAGAGGCAACAAAACTAGGCCCAAAATATTTGCGAATATGGGCTTCCTCCTTAAAGAGCAACCAAAGCGACAAAGAGGCAAAGGTCCAAATAAAAATCAATCCTATCCAACTCATAGTTAGCATTTTACAGTAAAAAATGGGGCTAAAGTACTTTCAACTCTAGGATCTCGACGGGGGTTCCCCACATCTGCACAGAAAAGTAATCTTCGACCTCCTTGGCCATAATTTCTAGCCGAAGACCAGGCTTAGCATATTTCTCTTCCAAATTGGTGGGCAAATATTCTTGGCCCTGATCATCTTTGAGGCCCCAAAATCCACCAGATAGTGGGACGTGAATTACGGTTACGATTAGTTTCATTCTTGTTGTTTTATATTTTTTGGGGGCTGCCCCGCCCTACGGGCAGGTCGGGCTGTGTCGCAGCTCGCTGATCGCTCGGCCCTGCAGCGCTTCGCGCTTTGGTCTGGCCTGCGGCCACTGCTATCCATCCCTCAGCCGCTCAGCCTAATAGGCAGCTCAAATCTTAATGCTTCGGCCTTATTGGGCGGCAATGATATCCTCGATAATTTTGAGGTGATGATTGCTATGAATCGCTACAAACTTAATGCCTTGGTTCCTTTTGAGATGGCCAAAAAAAGGATGGTCGAAATAAGCTTTTTCGGCTTGTTCTTGCACCTTTTGCAGCAGTTCTTCGGTCTGTTCAAATAAGGTGGGCAAGCTACTTAGGTCTATTTCTTCTCGGTTGTTAATCATCTTTGGGGCCTTGGCTTTTCCTCTGGGGATTTTGCCGGTGGCCAAGATCAATGATTTGGAGGGGCTAAACTTGGGTTTAAACTGAGCGGGTTCGCTTTCTACAATAGCTTGTAGCATAGCCACAGCTGCTTTTAGCGAATGCTCAATATGCCAATCTACGCCTCTGGCAGATACTTGAGGGGCCAAAAGTGGTGCTTGATCTAAATACTGCTTTAATTGAGTGAGGCTCTGTTGAGCCATATCTACTTCTTTCTTCATTTTTTAGTGAATTGGGTGGGGAAAATAGGGTCCATTTGGTTTGGGCGGGGGCGAAGCCCTTTTTGCCCGCAGGGCCTTTGGTCCAGCCGGCCCAGCGCTGCGGAGGGGTGGCCGAAGGCCAGACCGAAGCCGCCGCAGGCGGCTGAAGGGCCGAACAGACCTGTGAGCCCCGCAGCATAGCGGCGGCCAGCTTGCTGGCCGCGGGCCCCAAAAAAAAGCTCACTTACAAGAAAGATACTTATAAGTGAGCGATTTATGGGAATAAACTAACTCAAATTAGTTTTTGCCGTGGCAATGCTTGTACTTTTTGCCGCTACCGCAGGGACAAAGATCGTTGCGACCGACCTTATTCTCTACACGGCGTGGAGCT
This window contains:
- a CDS encoding HesB/IscA family protein, which translates into the protein MIYVADSAKEKIQEIKEQEQLGDEFFIRVSVTSGGCSGLSYKMDFDNESQTEDQVFEDKGVKVVTDLKSFLYLFDTTLHFSGGLNGKGFYFENPNASRTCGCGESFSL
- the iscU gene encoding Fe-S cluster assembly scaffold IscU; this encodes MAYSEKLLDHFKNPRNVGTLDKNKNTVGTGLVGAPECGDVMRLQIEVSEDGIIQEAKFKTFGCGSAIASSSLATEWLKGKSVDEAASIDNMAIVEELELPPVKIHCSVLAEDAIKAAIKDYQEKNAKA
- a CDS encoding DUF1569 domain-containing protein, whose product is MKKEVDMAQQSLTQLKQYLDQAPLLAPQVSARGVDWHIEHSLKAAVAMLQAIVESEPAQFKPKFSPSKSLILATGKIPRGKAKAPKMINNREEIDLSSLPTLFEQTEELLQKVQEQAEKAYFDHPFFGHLKRNQGIKFVAIHSNHHLKIIEDIIAAQ
- a CDS encoding S8 family serine peptidase, with translation MSWIGLIFIWTFASLSLWLLFKEEAHIRKYFGPSFVASFLIFLAYHLVLPSTFGYIRLAVYLIILFGGAFVLNIFSNNKIAFLSLLGASIFGLYQLDVQGLNLFFGQKATTDQLDPQSELLIELEEGQTPKLLDELAAKYGFSYEPAFKLQNPEQTDLDDFYALNIPESALDQLSEIEEELKDLQGVESLEENEILQLWEPQAANTISRSPKQPLLNDPGIAKMWAYEALNYNGLHQLLKAEAIRPKKKARIFILDTGIDAKHEDIKDQYRSVGSEYDTDVQGHGTHCAGIAAAVSNNGKGVASAFPSSDFVELSSIQVFPRSGGTTQRRIINAMLLAADKGADVVSMSLGGPSSDDRQKAYEEAVRYVNKKGGIVVVAAGNNGFDARRIVPASVSGVITVSALDPQLRKASFSNEVQHLNYGLAAPGVDIYSTMPNSKYDNMSGTSMATPYVAGTIGLLRALNPKLTTKEAYELLAKTGKQTTDGQKTGPLIQPLQAVQAIK